The following are from one region of the Bacillus methanolicus MGA3 genome:
- a CDS encoding SRPBCC family protein has translation MNEKNTTNNITTNVEESGLVMTRTFDAPRDLVFKMWTETEHLKHWWGPKGFTFGISKLDLRPGGVFHYSMTSPDGHEMWGKFVYREIVAPEKIVFINSFSDEEGNTVRAPFSPTWPLEILNTITFAEHEGKTVITMRGIPQSTTEEERKTFEAAHDSVKQGFAGTFAQLDDYLAKTI, from the coding sequence ATGAACGAAAAAAATACAACAAACAACATCACAACGAACGTAGAGGAGAGTGGGCTCGTAATGACACGCACATTCGATGCGCCGCGTGATCTTGTGTTCAAAATGTGGACTGAGACTGAGCACTTGAAGCACTGGTGGGGACCAAAAGGTTTCACATTTGGCATCTCCAAGTTAGATCTCCGTCCGGGCGGCGTTTTTCATTACAGCATGACATCCCCTGACGGCCACGAAATGTGGGGCAAGTTTGTTTATCGTGAAATCGTTGCGCCGGAGAAGATCGTCTTCATCAATTCCTTTTCTGATGAGGAGGGTAATACTGTTCGTGCTCCATTTAGCCCAACTTGGCCGCTAGAAATCCTGAATACAATTACGTTTGCCGAGCATGAAGGAAAGACGGTAATCACAATGCGGGGGATCCCCCAATCTACGACGGAAGAGGAGCGCAAAACCTTTGAGGCTGCGCACGATTCAGTTAAGCAGGGATTTGCTGGAACCTTTGCCCAACTTGACGATTACCTTGCAAAGACAATTTGA
- a CDS encoding DMT family transporter, translating into MRERFQQKSLHPITVAFFRFFGASLILFPLMWLKEPKQPVPTKKDWGLFALLGFTGIFLYNICFFIATKYAPIVKSSLVIAVNAPLITLFSAIFLKEKISWKDIIGVITALFGALFIITNGQISVILELGFAPIDLVLIYACLSWCIYSVIGKVVMKKYSPLTAITYATGFGTLLLFPLAIYYTSLDSIKSSGWEIWLSVLYVAIIVSAISFVWWYKGIQNVGASTASVFINVMPISATVMGTLFFYEQLTIIHGIGAFFVFSGILFMIYNKQNKENRIMSYKKGKSI; encoded by the coding sequence TTGCGGGAAAGATTTCAACAGAAAAGTTTGCATCCTATCACAGTTGCCTTCTTTCGGTTTTTTGGAGCAAGTCTGATTTTATTTCCTTTGATGTGGCTGAAAGAACCTAAACAACCAGTTCCAACGAAAAAGGATTGGGGATTGTTTGCGTTGCTAGGTTTTACTGGGATTTTTTTGTATAACATTTGTTTTTTTATTGCCACAAAATATGCGCCTATTGTAAAAAGTTCTTTGGTTATTGCTGTAAATGCTCCTTTAATCACGCTATTTTCAGCTATATTTTTGAAAGAGAAAATAAGCTGGAAGGATATCATTGGAGTGATAACAGCTTTATTTGGTGCTTTATTTATCATTACTAATGGACAGATCAGTGTTATTTTAGAACTTGGATTTGCACCAATTGATTTAGTCTTAATTTATGCCTGTCTAAGTTGGTGTATATATTCAGTGATTGGAAAGGTTGTCATGAAAAAATACAGTCCATTAACCGCAATTACTTATGCAACAGGTTTTGGAACGCTATTATTATTTCCTTTAGCTATTTACTATACCTCTTTGGATTCAATTAAAAGCAGTGGGTGGGAGATCTGGTTAAGCGTACTATATGTAGCTATTATTGTTTCTGCTATCAGCTTTGTTTGGTGGTATAAAGGTATACAAAATGTTGGGGCATCAACAGCATCTGTATTTATCAATGTAATGCCAATATCTGCAACTGTTATGGGAACTTTATTTTTTTATGAACAATTAACAATAATCCATGGCATAGGGGCATTTTTTGTGTTTAGTGGAATCCTTTTTATGATTTATAATAAACAAAATAAGGAAAATCGTATAATGTCGTATAAAAAAGGAAAATCAATATGA